One Triticum dicoccoides isolate Atlit2015 ecotype Zavitan chromosome 4B, WEW_v2.0, whole genome shotgun sequence genomic window carries:
- the LOC119291208 gene encoding GDP-mannose transporter GONST3-like isoform X2: MSNLSEPSKEDGSIEKTGAWNNTWSTLLRHASVYGVAAGYCLSASLLSIINKWAIMKFPYPGALTALQYLTSVAGVLLCGQLKLIEPDRLNLRTMWKFLPAAVMFYISIFTNSELLMHANVDTFIVFRSAVPIFVAIGETLYLHQPCPSFKTWLSLSTILGGSVIYVFTDNQFTLTAYSWAIAYLASMSIDFVYIKHVVMTIGLNTWGLVLYNNLEALLLFPLELLIMGEFNQMKVDSSKMTTNWLSFDVVLPVALSCLFGLSISFFGFSCRRAISATGFTVLGIVNKLLTVVINLLIWDKHASLVGTIGLLICMSGGVLYQQSATKPKVPKIEPKEEDDEEGQNLLQIQPGHESNPSQKHSS; encoded by the coding sequence ATGTCTAATCTCTCAGAGCCCTCAAAAGAAGATGGTTCAATCGAGAAAACTGGAGCTTGGAATAACACATGGAGCACTCTTCTGCGCCATGCTTCGGTCTATGGTGTGGCTGCTGGTTATTGTCTGTCAGCATCTCTGCTCTCCATTATCAACAAATGGGCAATCATGAAGTTTCCCTACCCTGGAGCACTGACAGCTTTACAGTACCTCACTAGTGTTGCTGGAGTTCTCCTGTGTGGACAGCTAAAGCTTATTGAGCCAGATAGGCTGAATTTGAGGACCATGTGGAAGTTCCTACCTGCTGCTGTTATGTTCTACATCTCAATCTTCACAAACAGCGAGCTCCTGATGCATGCCAATGTGGACACTTTCATCGTGTTTCGGTCTGCTGTGCCGATATTTGTGGCCATTGGGGAGACACTTTACCTCCACCAACCATGCCCATCATTCAAGACATGGCTCTCACTCTCCACTATACTTGGTGGAAGTGTGATATATGTTTTCACTGATAACCAGTTCACCCTGACTGCTTACAGCTGGGCGATAGCCTATCTAGCGAGCATGTCTATTGATTTCGTGTACATCAAGCACGTTGTCATGACCATCGGGTTGAACACATGGGGTCTTGTGCTCTACAACAACCTTGAGGCTCTGCTGTTGTTTCCCCTTGAGCTCCTTATAATGGGAGAGTTTAATCAGATGAAGGTGGACAGCTCCAAGATGACAACAAACTGGCTATCGTTCGACGTGGTCCTTCCTGTTGCTCTGTCATGCCTGTTCGGGTTATCTATATCCTTCTTTGGATTTTCCTGCAGACGGGCCATCTCTGCTACTGGATTTACGGTGCTCGGTATAGTGAACAAGCTCCTGACCGTCGTGATCAATCTGCTTATCTGGGACAAGCATGCGTCCCTTGTGGGGACAATTGGGCTTTTGATATGCATGTCTGGTGGTGTTCTCTACCAGCAATCGGCCACAAAGCCCAAGGTGCCCAAGATCGAGCCAaaggaagaggacgatgaagaggGGCAGAATTTGCTGCAGATTCAGCCCGGGCATGAGAGCAACCCAAGTCAAAAGCATTCCTCATAA
- the LOC119291208 gene encoding GDP-mannose transporter GONST3-like isoform X1 gives MAPARVGRFQMSNLSEPSKEDGSIEKTGAWNNTWSTLLRHASVYGVAAGYCLSASLLSIINKWAIMKFPYPGALTALQYLTSVAGVLLCGQLKLIEPDRLNLRTMWKFLPAAVMFYISIFTNSELLMHANVDTFIVFRSAVPIFVAIGETLYLHQPCPSFKTWLSLSTILGGSVIYVFTDNQFTLTAYSWAIAYLASMSIDFVYIKHVVMTIGLNTWGLVLYNNLEALLLFPLELLIMGEFNQMKVDSSKMTTNWLSFDVVLPVALSCLFGLSISFFGFSCRRAISATGFTVLGIVNKLLTVVINLLIWDKHASLVGTIGLLICMSGGVLYQQSATKPKVPKIEPKEEDDEEGQNLLQIQPGHESNPSQKHSS, from the exons ATGGCTCCTGCTCGGGTTGGCCGGTTCCAG ATGTCTAATCTCTCAGAGCCCTCAAAAGAAGATGGTTCAATCGAGAAAACTGGAGCTTGGAATAACACATGGAGCACTCTTCTGCGCCATGCTTCGGTCTATGGTGTGGCTGCTGGTTATTGTCTGTCAGCATCTCTGCTCTCCATTATCAACAAATGGGCAATCATGAAGTTTCCCTACCCTGGAGCACTGACAGCTTTACAGTACCTCACTAGTGTTGCTGGAGTTCTCCTGTGTGGACAGCTAAAGCTTATTGAGCCAGATAGGCTGAATTTGAGGACCATGTGGAAGTTCCTACCTGCTGCTGTTATGTTCTACATCTCAATCTTCACAAACAGCGAGCTCCTGATGCATGCCAATGTGGACACTTTCATCGTGTTTCGGTCTGCTGTGCCGATATTTGTGGCCATTGGGGAGACACTTTACCTCCACCAACCATGCCCATCATTCAAGACATGGCTCTCACTCTCCACTATACTTGGTGGAAGTGTGATATATGTTTTCACTGATAACCAGTTCACCCTGACTGCTTACAGCTGGGCGATAGCCTATCTAGCGAGCATGTCTATTGATTTCGTGTACATCAAGCACGTTGTCATGACCATCGGGTTGAACACATGGGGTCTTGTGCTCTACAACAACCTTGAGGCTCTGCTGTTGTTTCCCCTTGAGCTCCTTATAATGGGAGAGTTTAATCAGATGAAGGTGGACAGCTCCAAGATGACAACAAACTGGCTATCGTTCGACGTGGTCCTTCCTGTTGCTCTGTCATGCCTGTTCGGGTTATCTATATCCTTCTTTGGATTTTCCTGCAGACGGGCCATCTCTGCTACTGGATTTACGGTGCTCGGTATAGTGAACAAGCTCCTGACCGTCGTGATCAATCTGCTTATCTGGGACAAGCATGCGTCCCTTGTGGGGACAATTGGGCTTTTGATATGCATGTCTGGTGGTGTTCTCTACCAGCAATCGGCCACAAAGCCCAAGGTGCCCAAGATCGAGCCAaaggaagaggacgatgaagaggGGCAGAATTTGCTGCAGATTCAGCCCGGGCATGAGAGCAACCCAAGTCAAAAGCATTCCTCATAA